ATAATGTCCCTATTTCACCTGCAACCAAAAGAAAACGAATAATATCTTCATCATTACGATGTTCGGTGAAAGCCTGCGAATACATCAAAACTGCCGGAATTACGCCGCTTGCACCATTAGTTGGTGCTGTGATGATCCGTCCGAAACTTGCGTTTTCTTCGTTCACCGCCAAAGCAAAGCACGAAACCCATTTGTTGATATTGGTAAAAGTTTCTTCCGCATCCACAACAAGGTTAAACCATTCGTCCATATTGCTGTAGGTTTTTTCGCCAAGAAGTTTTCGGTTTAAACCCGCAGCGCGGCGCGTCACATTTAATCCCCCCGGCAAAATACCATCTTTAGTCACACCTTTATAGATACACTCTTTAATCTGCTGCCAAATGTAGAGCGCTTCCTGCTCGGTCTCTTCTTTGGGGCGCCAGGATTCTTCGTTCAGGAAAATTAGATCTGAAATCTTTTCCAGATTAAGTTTCTGAATATTTTTAATGAGATCATCACCGTTATGACAGGGATAAAGGGTTCTTATGCACTGATTTTCGTACGAGTTCTCTTCCTGAGTTGCAATAAATCCGCCTCCAATAGAATAATAGTCCTGAGTAATGGTTTCACCATTTTCAAAAACAGCTTTAAATATCATCCCGTTGGGATGAAAATCCAGAGATCGCTGTTTATTGAGAATTAAATTGTGTCCATAAACAAACGGAATTACTTTTTCCCCGCCCAGATTAATCTGGCTGGAAGATTTAATGGTTTCAATTTTGGAATCGATTAAGGGAGTATCGATGAGTTTAAAGTTTTCTCCTGAAAGGCCCAGCATTCCGGCAATATCGGTACCGTGGCCAATTCCGGTTTTAGCCAGCGATCCAAAAAACTCAACAAAAACTTCTTTAACATCGGAAATCTGATGGGTCCTGCGAATTAAATTTAAAAAACTCTCTGCCGCATTCCATGGGCCCATGGTATGAGAACTTGAGGGACCGATACCGACTTTAATGATTTCAAAAACACTTATTGACTGCATAATACTGCAAAAATAACCTTTTATTGGTTACCAAAATCACTAAAAAAACATACTGAAGCAAAAATCTCTTAAGCAACATAATTCATGTGGAATTTCAGCGGATTTTCATAAAATAATGAGTAAATTCGATAAGGTAAATTACGGTCTGAATAACATTTTTTTTTCCTTCGGACATGCTTCTTTTCAATCACATACTAAAACCTTTAAAATCATTTCTTGTAGAAATAGGTGAACTGAGTTATTTTGCAGGTCGGTTTTTCAGGGAAGTATTAAAGAAACCGTACGAATTTCCGGAATTTCTGAAACAGTGTTTTTATATCGGGAACCGTTCGCTGTTTCTGGTAACGGTAACAGGACTCATTATCGGTTTGGTCTTCACACTTCAGACTCGGCCAACTCTGGCGGAATTCGGTGCTGTATCAATGATTCCGGCGATGGTGAGTATTTCAATTATCCGCGAAATCGGCCCAATTATTACCGGACTGATCTGTGCAGGGAAAATCGGATCAGGTATAGGCGCCGAAATTGGGTCCATGCGGGTTACAGAGCAGATTGATGCCATGGAAGTTTCCGGCACAAATCCTTTTAAATATCTTGTAGTCACGCGAATTCTGGCGACCACTATGATGCTTCCGATTCTTGTCATTTACAGCGATTTTATTGCCATTCTGGGATCTTATTTGGTTGAAAACACCAAAGGAGAGGTATCCTTTACCCTATATTTCAATCAGGTTTTTAATCACCTGGAATTCACCGACTTGATTCCCGCCACCCTCAAAAGTTTCTTCTTCGGTTTTGCAATAGGTCTTGTGGGATGTTTTAAAGGTTATTTCTGTCAGAAAGGAACCGAAGGTGTGGGAATCGCAGCCAATTCGGCCGTTGTTTATTCTTCAATGTTTCTTTTCCTTATCGACTTTATTGCGGTGCTGATCACCAATATTTTTATAACATAAAATGAGAACTGAAGGGCCAATAAAAGTATTAATTAACATCCAGAATCTTAAAAAAAGATTTGGTGACAATCTCGTGCTCGATGATTTTAATCTCACACTGAATGAAGGTGAAAACCTCGTGATTATGGGAAAATCCGGGTCCGGAAAATCGGTAATGATTAAATGCCTGATCGGTCTGGAAATTCCAGACAGTGGATCAATTGAAATTATGGGTCAGGAGATCAACCGCTTGAGCCGCGAAGATTTTGACGAACTTCGTACTGAAATCGGCTTTTTGTTTCAGGGAAGCGCTTTATATGATTCCATGTCAGTAAGAGAAAATCTGGAATTCCCCTTGCGCAGGCACACTAAGAAGTTCGGTAAATTGACTGATGCTACTCCACTCGTGATGCACGCATTGGAAAATGTAGGCCTTGCGGATGCCGTAGATTTAATGCCGAATGAACTTTCCGGCGGAATGAAACGCAGGATTGCTTTGGCCAGAACATTAATTCTTCAGCCCAAAATTATTATTTATGATGAACCGACAACGGGTTTGGATCCGATTACCGCGAAAGAAATCATTATCCTGATGAAATCCATTCAGGAAAAATATAACACTTCATCGATCATTATCACGCATGATGTAGATTGTGCAAGGGTAATTTCGAACAGGATGATTTTATTGATCGATGGAAAAAATTACGCTGAAGGAACTTTTCACGAACTTTCTGCCTCGCATGATCCGAAGGTAAAGGCGTTTTTTAAATAATTTCAAAAGATGGAAAAATCAGCATCACAAAAATTAAGACTCGGCATATTTGTCTTTATAGGCTTTCTTATTTTCACGGTTACCGTTTACTATATCGGAAGCAAGCAGCAGCTTTTTGGCAAAACAGAAATATTGAAAGCCAATTTCAACAATGTAAACGGTCTGCAACCTGGGAATTCAGTGCGGTTTTCAGGGATTAATGCAGGTTCCGTGAAAAAAATTGAAATCATCAGTGATACATTGATCAGCGTGGAAATGAACATTGACTCGGAAGTGTTCAGATTCATTAAAAAAGATGCACAGGCAAGTATCGGCAGCGATGGATTGGTTGGTAATATGGTTGTGAATATTCTTCCCGGAACCGGAAAAATGCCGTCAGTAAAAGATGGTGATTTAATCCAAAGTGAGAAAAAGGCAAGTGCTGAAGATTTATTGAAGACACTGAGTAAAACCAACGAAAATGCCCAGGCGATTACCAGAAACTTTCTTGAAATATCAGAAAAAATTAATGCAGGGAATGGAACTTTGGGAATGCTCCTGAACGACCAAAACGCCGGAAATGATTTAAAAAACAGCCTTGGTGACCTGCGTGCGAGCATCGCCTATCTAAAATATTCAAGCAAAGGAACTACCTACACGATTAATCAACTCAACCAAATTATTTCCGGACTCGACAGAAAAGAAAATATGATAGGAATTCTGAAAGACAGCGCTGTTGCAAACAAAATAAAAAAAGTAATTGTAAATCTTGATCATTCATCGGTAAACATCAACCGGACCGTTGATAACCTGAACGCTACAATCAATAATGCAAAAAATGGCAAAGGAGCCATCAATTATCTATCAAATGATACAGTTTTGGTGAATAATATAGATTCTACCATGAACAACATCAATAAAGCAAGCTACAACCTTAATCAGAATCTGGAAGCTCTGAAGCATAATATCTTTTTCAGAGGTTATTTTAAAAAACTGGAAAATCAGAAAAAGCTTCAGACAGAACAGAAATAAACTGATTAGCGGGATTTTTCCGGTTATGCATGGTTTTTGTAAAGATATTTTTAAAGATTAAACTATGGCGACACTCCCTGAAAAATTCAGTAATTACACAAAATTTATTTCTTTCATATTAAAATACTGGAACAGCGATGTTTTTAAAGCGGCAGCAGGCAATGCATTGAACAATGAAAATATCCATGATTCCGAACACGATTACGATAATCCACAGGAACTCGCGGAAGATCTTAAAAACATGGGTCCAACCTATGTAAAACTGGGCCAGCTACTCTCTACGAGGCCGGACCTGATTCCGGAATCTTATTTAAAAGCGCTGGAATCACTGCAGGATAATGTAGACGTAATTCCATATTCCGAAGTTCAAAAAATAGTGGAAAAAGAAATTGGCCAAAGAATTTCCAAAGCATTCGACAGTTTCGACACAGAACCGCTTGCCAGCGCGTCTATCGGGCAGGTTCATCTAGCTGTATTGCGCTCCGGAAAAAAAGTAGCGGTGAAGATTCAGCGGCCGGGCGTACGCACTAATTTTATTGAGGATCTCGACACCCTTAAAGAACTGACTGATGCTGCCGTAAAACACAGTAAAACAGCAAAAAAATATGCAGTAAACGATATTTTAGATGAACTTAGATACATCCTCCTGCAGGAACTGGATTATGTAAAAGAGGCTGAAAATTTGGTCGCCCTTGGTAAGAATATGGTGAAATATACTCGTATTGTAGTTCCACAACCGATAGAAGGATATTCTACCTCGAAAATCCTGACGATGGATTATATCGACGGACAGAAAATTACAACAATTTCTTCCGTTTCGAGGATCGAAACCAATTACAAACCCTTGGTTGATGAACTGGTTGCCGCATATCTCAGACAGATTATTATTGATGGATTTGCCCATGCAGACCCACATCCGGGGAATGTTCACCTTACTAAAGATCACAAAATTGCGCTCATGGATTTGGGAATGGTCGCGAAATTCGGTCCGGATCTGCGTGAAAATATTCTGAAATTATTAATCGCCATCAGCAAATTCAATGGGGAAGAAACAGCGAATGTTCTTCTCAAAATGAGCGAATACGACAAAAATGCGGATTTGGCTGATTTCAGAAAACAAATCAACCGCCTTGTACTGGATTCTCAGCATAAAACCGCGAAAGATATGCAGACAGGAAGGTTGCTCATCCAGATGAATAAAATCGCAGCGGAAAAAGCAATTAAACTTCCTGTGGAACTTAATATTCTGGGCAAGATTCTGATGAATATGGATCAGATTGTCGCTGTTCTTACGCCTGATTACGATTTGCAGCGCGCGATTGAAAGGAATGTGGAGAAAATGATGCAGAAAAAAATGCTGGAAGAGTTAAAGCCAAAAAATTTCTTTTCAGAAGCACTTGAAGCTAAAAAACTGACAGAAAAACTTCCAGAAAGACTTAATATTATTACAGAAAGACTTGCGAATAACGAATTTGAAATCAAAATCGATGCGATCGATGAACAGCGGCTTACCGACGGTTTTCAGAAAGTAGCCAACAGGATTTCAATAGGACTTATTATTGCGGCGCTTATCATCGGAGCGGCATTGCTGATGAGAATTCCCTCAACTTTTGTAATTTGGGGTTACCCAGCGTTGGCAATGATTCTGTTCTGCGCTGCTGCGGTTATCGGACTTTGGCTGGTGCTGAAAATGATGTTGAAAGACGAAGATTTAAAACTCAGAAAATAGCTCAGACAAAAATCTTGCTCAAAAGTTCAGAAACTTCGCGGGGTTTTGTTGCGGGAAACAAGTGTGTTCCGTTTTCAATGATATAATTAGGTTTTGAATATTTGATAGGGAAAACAATGTCTTTATCTGCCAGGATCTGGATGACTTTCGGGTTTTCTTTAAACTTCCACTCAGCGATTTTCTCGATGCTCCATTTCAGGTAATACGGATCGCGTACCGTGAAATAATCCATCAGTTTCGGATTTTTAGGATCAAAAAACTTTCTGATAAAAGAATATGCCAATGCCGACTTCTCGGTGAAGATATTTTCAGGCAGGTATTTCGGAATTCTAGTGATTTCGCCTACTTTAATGAAGCGTGATTTCTCGCGGTCGGATTTTATACTTCCTAAAATGACGATCTTTTCAGCAGGTTTAATTTTATCGATTTCCTGCACCATAATTCCACCAAAAGAATAGCCGAGTAAATAAAAAGGTTCTGAATCATCAATTTTTTCAGCCATTCTTTCTACATAATGGTGAAAAGTTTCGCCTCTTTCCGGCAGCAGCCAATCGATAAACACAACTTGAAGATTTTGGGGGAATTTCAGTTTTTCAAGCACTTTAAAATCTGCACCCAGACCGCTGATCACATAAAGTTTCATACTGTAAAAATAAAAAAAAGAGCAGTGAAAACCGCTCTTTAACATTAATATTTTTGCTACTTATTTTGCTGTTACTTTTACAAGCATATCGATATCATCTTTTACCAGAACGTCTTTCATTGCTGCTTTGTACGCAACATCAAATTTCTGTCTGTCGAAAGAAAACTTGTCCGATACCAAGCTTACAACCCCTTTACTGTGCAAAATTTTGGCCGGGAAGGAAACTGCATTCGTCTTTCCTTTTACGGTAAGATTTCCGTTTACGATATAATTAAATATTTTGTCGTTGTTTTTCTTTAGAGAAGTGATGGTATAGGTAGCTGTAGGAAATTTATCAACTTCGAAGAAATCTCCGTTTTTCAGGTGATTGTTTAATTTCGTCTGTGATTCTCCGGATAGATCAGTGGCGTTAATCGTAGTCATATCCAAAACAAAAGTTCCGCCTACCACATTGTTTCCTTTCATCATCAGATTTCCGGATTTTACATCTACGGTTCCATCATGAGATGATGCCTGAGTTTTTGCTATTTTGTAACCCCACCAGTGAACATCTGATGCTACCACTTTTTTCGACTGCCCGAAAGCTAAACCTCCGGCTAAAACTGCAAATAATGCTAATTTCTTCATTGTAATATTTTTAATCGTGGCAAAACTAAACTTTGAATTTCAAAAAACCCAAATATTTATATAAAAAAAATACTTTTTAAGCAATTTATAAAGTAAATAGTCACCTTTCAAGTATAATAAGTACAAAAAACTCCGGCGCTAACCGGAGTTCAGTATAGAATTACTTTTTTATTCTTCGTAAAATGCGGCGTAAAGTGCAGCACCATTAATAATAGTTTTCTGATCTTTTACGAGGTAGATCGGGATATCTTTTAGTACAACTTCCATTTTATCACTTACGATAAAGTTCTTGTAAAATTTATCGTTATTAAGGAATTTCTGAAGCATCACCGGAATATCTCCCGTTAAGAATAATCCACCCGTAGCTTTCAGTTTCAGAACCAAACTGTTTGCCTCGCGTGCAAGAAAAATGATAAAGGTATCAATGGTCATGTTGCAGATTCTGTCGCGCTTTTCAAGGGCTCCGTTGATGATGGCTTCGGTAAAGTTACCGGCTTCGATTTCTTTAGTAAGCCATTCCGGCTGTTTCTGCTGTTTTACATCTCTTAAAAATCTGTAGATATTGAACAGTCCTGAGGTTGAAAGTACTGACTCCCACGTTACGATTCCATAAATTTTTTGCAGAAACTGGTAAAATTCTACTTCATCACTTGTACGCGGCGAGAATTCGCAATGCCCACCTTCGGTTGCGAATGGTCTGAGACACTCCCCATCCCAAAACAATCCTGCCTCTCCTAAGCCTGCCCCAGGTGCCAAAACGGCAACATTCCCTGGAACGAAATCATCTGAGTTATGAATGGTAAGGAAACAGCTTTCATCATCATTTCCCAAGCCATAAGCAGATGCTTCTAAATCATTGATGAGATAAACTTTATTGACATTAGTTTGTCTTTTAATTTCCTCAGCATCCAGTTTCCAGGGAAGCCTTTGCGGCTCACTTTTCCCTGCGATCACAGGTCCCGGAACAGCTACAGCGATTTTTGCTATACTGGAAAGAGAATGATCCGCAATGAATCGGTTTGCCATGTCGGAAAAAGAGGCAAAATCTTTGGTTGTATAAGTTGCTTCTTTCTGGATATTGACCTTATTATGCTCAGTATTGTATAAGGCAAAATACGTCATTTCCCGGCGGATATCAGCTGCAATTAAGGAAATACCTCCGTTTCCGTCAGCATGCAAAGCGGGCAAATATAATTTGAATTTATTTTTAGAGTCCATCTTTTTAATGTATCAACCAAAGATAATAATTGTTTTTAGAAAACCTGAAAAAAA
The window above is part of the Kaistella faecalis genome. Proteins encoded here:
- a CDS encoding L-serine ammonia-lyase, whose protein sequence is MQSISVFEIIKVGIGPSSSHTMGPWNAAESFLNLIRRTHQISDVKEVFVEFFGSLAKTGIGHGTDIAGMLGLSGENFKLIDTPLIDSKIETIKSSSQINLGGEKVIPFVYGHNLILNKQRSLDFHPNGMIFKAVFENGETITQDYYSIGGGFIATQEENSYENQCIRTLYPCHNGDDLIKNIQKLNLEKISDLIFLNEESWRPKEETEQEALYIWQQIKECIYKGVTKDGILPGGLNVTRRAAGLNRKLLGEKTYSNMDEWFNLVVDAEETFTNINKWVSCFALAVNEENASFGRIITAPTNGASGVIPAVLMYSQAFTEHRNDEDIIRFLLVAGEIGTLFKKNATISAAMGGCQAEVGVSSAMAAAGLTEIMGGSPGQVLMAAEIAMEHHLGMTCDPIAGLVQIPCIERNSMGAIKAITAANIAIESDPAKAKVSLDQVIQSMWDTAQSMSDRFKETSEGGLAIAVNVAEC
- a CDS encoding MlaE family ABC transporter permease; this translates as MLLFNHILKPLKSFLVEIGELSYFAGRFFREVLKKPYEFPEFLKQCFYIGNRSLFLVTVTGLIIGLVFTLQTRPTLAEFGAVSMIPAMVSISIIREIGPIITGLICAGKIGSGIGAEIGSMRVTEQIDAMEVSGTNPFKYLVVTRILATTMMLPILVIYSDFIAILGSYLVENTKGEVSFTLYFNQVFNHLEFTDLIPATLKSFFFGFAIGLVGCFKGYFCQKGTEGVGIAANSAVVYSSMFLFLIDFIAVLITNIFIT
- a CDS encoding ABC transporter ATP-binding protein; the protein is MRTEGPIKVLINIQNLKKRFGDNLVLDDFNLTLNEGENLVIMGKSGSGKSVMIKCLIGLEIPDSGSIEIMGQEINRLSREDFDELRTEIGFLFQGSALYDSMSVRENLEFPLRRHTKKFGKLTDATPLVMHALENVGLADAVDLMPNELSGGMKRRIALARTLILQPKIIIYDEPTTGLDPITAKEIIILMKSIQEKYNTSSIIITHDVDCARVISNRMILLIDGKNYAEGTFHELSASHDPKVKAFFK
- a CDS encoding MlaD family protein, with product MEKSASQKLRLGIFVFIGFLIFTVTVYYIGSKQQLFGKTEILKANFNNVNGLQPGNSVRFSGINAGSVKKIEIISDTLISVEMNIDSEVFRFIKKDAQASIGSDGLVGNMVVNILPGTGKMPSVKDGDLIQSEKKASAEDLLKTLSKTNENAQAITRNFLEISEKINAGNGTLGMLLNDQNAGNDLKNSLGDLRASIAYLKYSSKGTTYTINQLNQIISGLDRKENMIGILKDSAVANKIKKVIVNLDHSSVNINRTVDNLNATINNAKNGKGAINYLSNDTVLVNNIDSTMNNINKASYNLNQNLEALKHNIFFRGYFKKLENQKKLQTEQK
- a CDS encoding ABC1 kinase family protein is translated as MATLPEKFSNYTKFISFILKYWNSDVFKAAAGNALNNENIHDSEHDYDNPQELAEDLKNMGPTYVKLGQLLSTRPDLIPESYLKALESLQDNVDVIPYSEVQKIVEKEIGQRISKAFDSFDTEPLASASIGQVHLAVLRSGKKVAVKIQRPGVRTNFIEDLDTLKELTDAAVKHSKTAKKYAVNDILDELRYILLQELDYVKEAENLVALGKNMVKYTRIVVPQPIEGYSTSKILTMDYIDGQKITTISSVSRIETNYKPLVDELVAAYLRQIIIDGFAHADPHPGNVHLTKDHKIALMDLGMVAKFGPDLRENILKLLIAISKFNGEETANVLLKMSEYDKNADLADFRKQINRLVLDSQHKTAKDMQTGRLLIQMNKIAAEKAIKLPVELNILGKILMNMDQIVAVLTPDYDLQRAIERNVEKMMQKKMLEELKPKNFFSEALEAKKLTEKLPERLNIITERLANNEFEIKIDAIDEQRLTDGFQKVANRISIGLIIAALIIGAALLMRIPSTFVIWGYPALAMILFCAAAVIGLWLVLKMMLKDEDLKLRK
- a CDS encoding alpha/beta hydrolase gives rise to the protein MKLYVISGLGADFKVLEKLKFPQNLQVVFIDWLLPERGETFHHYVERMAEKIDDSEPFYLLGYSFGGIMVQEIDKIKPAEKIVILGSIKSDREKSRFIKVGEITRIPKYLPENIFTEKSALAYSFIRKFFDPKNPKLMDYFTVRDPYYLKWSIEKIAEWKFKENPKVIQILADKDIVFPIKYSKPNYIIENGTHLFPATKPREVSELLSKIFV
- a CDS encoding YceI family protein, which encodes MKKLALFAVLAGGLAFGQSKKVVASDVHWWGYKIAKTQASSHDGTVDVKSGNLMMKGNNVVGGTFVLDMTTINATDLSGESQTKLNNHLKNGDFFEVDKFPTATYTITSLKKNNDKIFNYIVNGNLTVKGKTNAVSFPAKILHSKGVVSLVSDKFSFDRQKFDVAYKAAMKDVLVKDDIDMLVKVTAK
- a CDS encoding glucokinase codes for the protein MDSKNKFKLYLPALHADGNGGISLIAADIRREMTYFALYNTEHNKVNIQKEATYTTKDFASFSDMANRFIADHSLSSIAKIAVAVPGPVIAGKSEPQRLPWKLDAEEIKRQTNVNKVYLINDLEASAYGLGNDDESCFLTIHNSDDFVPGNVAVLAPGAGLGEAGLFWDGECLRPFATEGGHCEFSPRTSDEVEFYQFLQKIYGIVTWESVLSTSGLFNIYRFLRDVKQQKQPEWLTKEIEAGNFTEAIINGALEKRDRICNMTIDTFIIFLAREANSLVLKLKATGGLFLTGDIPVMLQKFLNNDKFYKNFIVSDKMEVVLKDIPIYLVKDQKTIINGAALYAAFYEE